The Algoriphagus halophilus genome window below encodes:
- a CDS encoding AraC family transcriptional regulator: MEYYNKVIESINVRFLRGNNYRVEKPATIVNYEEPDNTLVLLHHGTLKFGEDQELVNEGEVLFLPGGQKTVLTIGGSAKKSEINLDQFTESKKKHLQSLSFREIKNTEDDCISMVSFESKVFDVVNFFNSLDIPPFIIRFNDRLATIIEDLMKEMEQTHVGRERALKSLTEILVIELLRHILKNRLFLEELSTNSTYFKDPRLIDLFNYIKTNLGGDLSNKILAKVANVSEDYVGQYFKMLTGINPQDYIEYQRMEAAVELLRTTKKSIRDIGKEVGYKDTAYFCRRFKMMYGVPAGKMRRRESLINV, translated from the coding sequence ATGGAATATTACAACAAAGTAATTGAATCAATAAATGTCCGCTTCTTAAGAGGTAATAATTATCGCGTGGAAAAGCCTGCGACAATTGTAAATTACGAAGAACCAGACAATACCCTTGTTTTACTACACCATGGTACCCTGAAGTTTGGGGAAGACCAAGAATTGGTAAATGAAGGGGAGGTTTTGTTTTTACCTGGAGGTCAAAAGACCGTGCTTACCATCGGTGGAAGCGCTAAAAAAAGTGAAATTAATCTAGATCAGTTTACTGAATCGAAGAAAAAACACCTTCAAAGTTTAAGCTTTAGGGAGATCAAAAATACAGAAGACGACTGTATCTCCATGGTCAGCTTTGAGTCAAAGGTTTTTGACGTTGTCAATTTCTTCAACTCGCTGGACATACCTCCTTTTATTATCCGCTTTAATGATCGCTTGGCAACCATTATTGAGGACTTAATGAAGGAAATGGAGCAAACTCACGTGGGTAGAGAAAGAGCATTAAAGTCTTTGACCGAAATTCTCGTTATAGAATTGCTCAGACATATTCTTAAAAACAGATTGTTCTTGGAAGAACTTTCTACCAACTCTACCTATTTCAAGGACCCTCGATTGATTGATCTATTCAATTATATCAAAACCAATTTGGGAGGAGATCTTTCCAATAAAATCCTTGCCAAAGTTGCGAATGTATCTGAAGACTATGTGGGCCAGTATTTCAAAATGTTGACAGGAATCAATCCTCAAGACTACATTGAATACCAGCGAATGGAAGCAGCAGTGGAATTACTTAGAACCACTAAGAAATCAATTCGAGATATTGGAAAAGAAGTAGGATATAAAGACACCGCTTATTTCTGTAGAAGATTTAAAATGATGTATGGTGTGCCTGCTGGAAAAATGAGAAGAAGAGAATCCTTAATTAACGTTTAA
- a CDS encoding geranylgeranylglyceryl/heptaprenylglyceryl phosphate synthase, giving the protein MLKREKKKVSKLLKEICQFKRKGLAWLIDPDKCPDPEILAKNFAWVKDSDLDLIFVGGSSNGKKDFSTVVDAVRQIAGPIPVVIFPGSQLQVSKNADAILFLSLISGRNPDYLIGQQIAAASKISKLGIEVLPTAYLLVNDGEITSVHAVSQTLPILNSQSILAKDTALAGHFLGMKYVFLDAGSGAKSQVSPQVIKLVKQEVPCPVIVGGGIDTLDKLKKTYEAGADLVVIGNSIEKDPSFLAEVLNYKSVYNLSLNVN; this is encoded by the coding sequence ATGCTGAAAAGGGAGAAGAAGAAAGTCAGTAAGTTATTGAAGGAGATATGCCAGTTCAAGAGAAAAGGTCTGGCTTGGCTGATAGATCCAGATAAATGTCCTGATCCAGAAATCTTAGCCAAGAATTTTGCTTGGGTGAAAGATTCTGACTTGGATTTGATATTTGTTGGAGGAAGTAGCAATGGCAAAAAAGACTTTTCGACGGTGGTAGATGCTGTGAGGCAGATTGCTGGACCAATCCCAGTTGTGATTTTTCCAGGGTCTCAATTACAAGTGTCTAAAAATGCAGATGCAATTTTGTTTCTTTCTCTGATTTCTGGAAGAAATCCAGATTACCTCATAGGCCAACAAATTGCTGCGGCTTCTAAGATTTCTAAGTTGGGAATAGAGGTTTTGCCAACGGCTTATCTTTTGGTAAATGACGGGGAAATCACCAGTGTTCATGCGGTGAGCCAAACATTGCCCATTCTTAACTCCCAATCCATTTTAGCGAAAGATACCGCATTGGCAGGTCATTTTTTAGGGATGAAGTATGTGTTCCTTGACGCAGGTAGTGGTGCAAAAAGTCAAGTTTCTCCTCAAGTGATCAAATTGGTCAAGCAGGAGGTTCCTTGCCCGGTAATTGTGGGAGGGGGGATCGATACGTTGGATAAACTAAAGAAAACTTATGAGGCTGGGGCAGATTTGGTCGTCATAGGGAACTCCATAGAAAAAGACCCCAGCTTTTTGGCTGAGGTCTTAAACTATAAATCTGTATATAATCTATCCTTAAACGTTAATTAA